In Banduia mediterranea, the DNA window GCCTGGCTGGCGTGATGGTGCGGCGCAATGTGCTGTTCATGCTGATGAGCCTGGAGCTGATGCTCAATGCCGCGGCTCTGGCCTTCGTCGTCGCCGGCGCGCGCTGGGCGCAGCCGGACGGACAGATCATGTTCATCCTGATACTGACGCTGGCGGCCTGCGAGGCCAGCGTCGGCCTGGCACTGCTGCTGCAACTGTATCGCCAGTTCCGAACGCTGGATGTGGATCGGGCCAGCGAGCTGCGGGGGTGAGCATGTCGACCTTGGACTTGTCCTGCTTGCTCGTGTCCCTGGCGATTGATCGTGAGGCGCCGAGGGTCTACTGGCCCAATGGCAGGTTTCCGACGGGTTCCGCCGCTCGGCGCTTCCGAATGGGCCCGAACCGCGAAAAGCCAAAGCTCCCCTGTCCCTCCGGGAGCGCCGCATGAACCCGCTGTTCCTGA includes these proteins:
- the nuoK gene encoding NADH-quinone oxidoreductase subunit NuoK encodes the protein MESVVGIPMDHGLAVAGMLFVIGLAGVMVRRNVLFMLMSLELMLNAAALAFVVAGARWAQPDGQIMFILILTLAACEASVGLALLLQLYRQFRTLDVDRASELRG